Genomic DNA from Haloplanus aerogenes:
CTGCCGGCGGCAGAGGTCACGCCCGCAGGCCGGCCAGCAGGTACGCCGCCGGGAACGAGGCGGCGAGGGCGCCGACGGCGACGACGATGCGGGCGTAGATATTCGGTGGCGCGAGCGCGACGGCGACGGCGGTGGGGACGGCCGCGATGACGAGCGCCCAGAGGATGCGTTCGGACGACACGCTCACTCCAGTCGCTTCGAGACGTACGGGCCGTCCTGGAAGTACCCGAGTTTCTCGCGGTAGTACTGCCGGACGCCGATGCCGCTGATGACGCTCACCTTGTCGTAGCCCGCCTCGGCGGCGAGGTCCTCCGCGCGTTCGAGGAGGCGGCGGCCGTAGCCCCGGTGTTGCCAGTCGGCGTCCGTCTCGTCACGGATTCCGACCTCGCTCCCGTAGACGTGGAGTTCGCGCACCAGCGCGGCGTTCGCCAGTTCGCGGCGCACGGGGTCGTTCGGGAAGCGCAGGCGGCAGAAGCCGATCAGCAGGTCGGCCACGGGGTCCTCGAAACTGATGAAATGTTCCGTCCCGCCGCCGGCCTCGTAGGTGAGCACGTCGAGTTCGATCCGGTCGGGGTCCGGGTCGGCGTCGTTGTGTCCCACCTCGCGGGCGCGGATGTCCCGCGGCGTGATGCCCATCTCCTCGGCACGCTGGGTCGCTAGCTGCCGCAAGTTGGACTTCCAGACCCCGGCGTCGATGTGGTCGGCGGGGATGTCCCGCTGGACGCGCTGGAGGCGGGTGTACTTCGGGATGACGTCCATCACTTCCGCGACGAGTTCGGCGGCCTCCTCGTTGTCGAGGGGTTCGAAGTCGTCACGGCGCCACATGTCGTAGGTGCGGGTGCCGCGGACGACGAGCGTCGGATAGATCTTCAGGTAGTCCGGCCGCCAGCGCGGATCTTCGAACAACTGGCGGAAGTCCTCCAGACACATCTCGTAGGTCATGCCGGGCTGGCCGGGCATCATGTGGAAGCCGACCTTGAACGCGGCGTCACGGAGGCGACGGTTGGCGTCGATGGAGGCCTGCACACCGTGACCGCGGTGCATCTCGCGGTTGATCCGCTCGTAGGTGGTCTGGACGCCCACCTCGACTTTCGTGCCGCCGAGGTTCAACATCCGGTCGATCTGTTCCGGGCCGCACCAGTCGGGCTTGGTCTCGAACGTGGTGCCGACGTTGCGCACGTCGGCCGTCTCGTTCTCGGCGATCACGTCCTCCAGATACCGGAACTCGGGGTCCTCTTCCGCGAAGCTCCGTCCCTCCGCCGGGTTCGGCGTCGCGTCCGTGTCGTAGTCGTTGAGTGCCTCCAGCGCCCGCTTGACGAACCACTCCTGATAGTCGTGGCTCCGGGCGGTCATCGTCCCGCCCATCAGAATGAGTTCCACCTTGTCGACCGGGTGGCCGATGTGGCGGAGCTGTTCGAGGCGAAGGGTCACCTGCCCGTACGGGTCGTAATCGTTCTGCTCGCCGCGGGCCGCCGCGGGTTCGTGGCCCGTATAGCTCTGGGCGCTCCCGAACTCCGAAGCGGGGCCGCCGGGACAGTAGAGGCACTTCCCGTGCGGGCACATGTGCGGCGAGGTCATGATGGCGACGGGGGAGACGCCCGAGGCGGTGCGGACGGGCTTGCGCTGGACGACCGCCTGCACCTCGTCGCGGCGCTCGTCCGGGGCGTGGTGGAGGATGTCGGCGTTTTTCGGCACCTTCGCCGCCGAGTGTTCGGAACAGGCGTCGAGTTTGGCCGATTCGAGACCGTCGCGGTCGAGGTCGTCGTCGAGGATGCGCTCGACCAGATCCTCGCAGACGCGCTCAAACGCGTCGCTCTCGCTGGCGTCGGCGTCCGTGCTCACGATCCGGCCCTCCGGCTTGTCATCGTCTGCGTGTCGTCGGGTCGTGGGGTTAAGGATGTCGCTCGCTCACGCCACCACCTTCGAGACGCGGAGCCGATAGAGCTGGCCGTCGTACCGGACGTACGCCGTTCGGCCCGACGGCGAGTGGTCGTATATCCACGTCTCGGCGGCCCGGTAACGCGGCGGCGCCGTCTCGGTTCCCTCCCACGAGACGCGTTCGCCCGAAAGCGCCGCGAAGACGACACTGGCCGCCGGATCCGGGACGCTCCCGTTCGTCCGCACGACCGGCGTCACCAGCGAGTCGCGGCGCGTGTCGACGAACGCCGCCGCCGAGTCGGCGACCTGCCGGAGACTGTACTCGACGCGATATCTGACGGCCGGCTGGCCGCGTCGCTCGCCTTCGATCCGAAAGAGGTCGCCGTCGTATCTGACGTAGTGAGGGTCGCCGTCGGTCAGGACGGAGTCGGACGGGGCCGCGTCGGCGGGGAACACCCACGTGTACCCCGCGCTGACGACGCCGCTGTCACGCGCTCGTGGCGGCGGCAAGGCGTACGTAAAGACGCGCCGGTCGACCGAGGAGAGGGCAGAGAGGTTCACGGCTTCGCGGTCAGCGCGGGCGTACGCCTCGCGCCCCTCACGGATCGGGCCGTGGAGACGCATCTCGTAGGCCGGCCCCTCGTGGCGACCGACCACCCGCTTCGCCATCTCGGAGTACGTCCCGTTCGAACGGACGACGGTCCCGTTCTCGAACGGGCCGGGCGTCGCTTCCGGGGTCGGGTCGTCGATGGCGACCCGGACCGCGCGCCCGTCGGCGAACAGGTCACGGGTGAAGGACGCCGCCCGCCACGCCACGTCGGCTTCGACCTCCGCCGGCGAACGAGCCACCTCGCGGGCCATCGTGGCGTCGGTGATGGGCGTGGCCTCGTACTCGTAGGCCCGGTAGTGACTGACGTACGTCGTCGGGGGTGGGGTCGGCGTCGTGTCGGCGTGTGTCGTGATCGTTCCGGGGTCGTCGGTGGCCGTCGGCGTTGCCGTCTCCGACGGAGTCCCGGCACAGCCGGCGACGAGGACGAGGAGGGCCACCAGGAGGGCGGTATGACGGAGCACGTCACGGCGACACACGGCCGAGGAGAATGTGTTTTGTGGACGTTACAGCCGTTCGGCGGCCGCGGCGACGACGGCGTCGACGGCGGCGTCGCGGCGACCGGAGAGGAACTCGATGCGGCCGTCGCGGATGCTCGCAGCGGTGATGCCGGCGTCACCGACGCGTTCGGCGGCGTCACTGGCGACACCGCGCACGTCGAGGTCACCGGCCGCACGGAGGTAACACTCGTCGGTGCCGACGCCGACGATCAGGTCGGCGTCGCGGCGGCGGTGGAGTTCGTCGAGCAGGAGGCCCGTCGGCGGGAAGTCGAAGCGGTGGGTGTAGGCGTCGGTGTCGAGCACCTCGACCGTCAGGCCGTCCTCGTCGCGGGCGTCGATGTTGGCCGTCGCCGTGTCGACTTCGGCGTCGAGTTTCTGGCGGAACTGCTCGCTGACGTGCCCGGCGAGGCCGCCGGCGTCGTCGTCGAACAGGAGGTCGGTGATGAGTTCGCGCTTGTCCTCGTAGGACTGGTAGTACGCCTCCAGCGCGATGGCTTCGCGGAGTTCGCGCGTGCGGTCGGCGTCGTAGCCCGCGTCGGCCGCGAGGTCGACGTACGCCTCCGGGGCGTCGCCCCAGTAGGAGACGGCGGGGAGGTGTGCGAGGTCGTCGCTGACCTCGGGGTCGACCGTGGCGGCGAGCGTGGCCGCGAGCGTCCCCGTCGAGAGGTCGGTGGCGTCGGCGCCGGCGAGGCCGGGGTTGACGATGGCGTCGCAGTCCTCGGCCACCGCGGCGTCGGCCACCTCGGCGTCGATGACGACGCGGCGAGCGCCGTAGATGCCGAGCAGTCCGAGCCCGTCACTGGATTCGACCGTACTGCCCGTGCCGACGAGGAGGACGAGTGGCAGTTTCTCGTCGTGACGGTCGCGGTCCTGGAGCATCCGCGTCACGTCGTTGGTCGCGTCGTCCATGTCGTAGACCGACTCCTCGAGCGGTCGACGCGTGAAGTAGTGGTACTCGGCGTCGGCGGCGGCGTGCTCCTCGCGGATCAGCGGGAGGACGGCGCGCTCGATGGCCGCGCCGGCGACGTAGCCGTCGGCGGTCGCGGCGTGGCGGACGACCACGGGCCGCGATTCGAGGACGGCCCGTCGGATCGTCTCCGCGGCGTCGACGAGGTCGTCGGCCACGGCGCCGATGGCGTCGTGATCGACGAGCGCCGTCACGGAGTCGGGGCGGGCCTCGGCGGTCAGCGCGTCGGCCAGTCGGCGTTCGACGGCCGCGGCCTCGTCGTCCTCCAGAATGGTGAGCGATTCGGTCTCGACCTGCAGTTCGTCGTAGCGGCGTTCGACCTCGCCGTCCAGTCGGACGACGCTGCCGACTTCGACGTCGGGGTAGGCGCGGACGCCCGCCTCGACGAAGGCCGCACAGTCGACGACGCCGGAGGCGTCGCGGAGTTCGAACACCGTCGGGCCGCTGGTCTGGCGGACACCGACGATCTCGCCTTCCAGACGAACGGTGTCGCCGACGCAGTCGTCGAGCGCGTCGATATCGACGCGTTCGCGGTCGGCAGTCGGTTCGGCTTCGTCGGCCCGGGACTCGGTCGTCTCCGTGTCCGTTTCCGTCTGCGGTTCGGTCTCCGATTCGGCCGCGCTCTCGCCACCGCGGGTCAGCGATTCGGCGTCGCCGTTCGTCGCCTCCTCGCTGTGGTCCGGGGTCGGCGTCTGTCGCACGGGACCGGACGATTCGCTCTCGTCGGCGTCGTCCGAATCGGACTCGATGGACTCGCCGTCGGCGTCGCCCTCGGGGTCGTGAATCTGTGCGCCGCGGAACTCGTCGCCGGACTGTCGTTTCGACCACGCGAGGTCGACGTTGCCGTTGTCGCGGACGTTTTTCACCTGGACGAACACGGTGTCTCCGGGTTCCCAGTCGAGACTTTCGAGGCGACGGTCGAGTTCGCTCCGGTGGAGCAGCCCCGTCACGCCGGGGGAGAGGTCGACGAACACGCCGAAGTCGGCGAAGCCGTCGACCGTCCCCTTGTAGTATCGGCCCGAGACCAGTTGGTCCGGTCGGGAACCGCGGAAATCAAACCAGACGTCTTCTTCGTGGGTGATCCAATCCATTGATCGAATCGAACAGGCCCACCCTAAAACGATTGTCGAAACTCCTCCACCGCCGACACGCCGACAGCGGCCGCTCGCCCTGTATCAGTGTCGGTGAGCACCGTCCCGGCTCAGATGATGTACCAGACCCGCAGGAGCGTGACGAACGCGTCGAAGCCGCCGAAGCCGACGCCGAAGAGGATGGCGGCGGGCAACGCGGCGGCGAGGGCGGCCCGGCCGGTCGTCGTCTCGTGGACGGTCGAGAGGCCGACGACGAGCAACGCGAACGCGTACAGACAGCAGGAGACACGAAGGCCGGCGTTCGGCACCGCGGCCAGCGGACACGGCGCGGCGGCGTAGGCGATCACCTGCACCGTCTCGCTGACGCCCGCCCGGTCGCGAACGGCGGCCATCAGACACAGCGTCTGGAGCGCCGCGAGGAGGTGGAGGACGGCCGGCGCGACCAGGAGGGCGACGAGCAACACGACCACCGCGGCCCGGAGCGGGCCGGACGCGGGGAAGCGAAGCGGGTCGAACAGGGCGAGAAGGAGGGCGTAGCTGACGGCCATCACGACCGCGAAGACGAGACCCGGCGCCTGATCGCCCGGAGCGACGCCGTTCTCGAAGAACCGGCGCGGGCGGATCAGCACCTCGATCCACGCGCGGGCGATGCCGCGCGGTCCGCGGTCCCGGCCACCGCGGGGGTTCTCGACCCACGTCGTCACGAACGATTCTGGGACGCCGGCCGGCAAAGGGATTCTGGTCCGGTCCGATCCGGTCTACCCACCCACGTTCTGGTCGCTCTCGAACGTCGCGGGGTCGGGTTCGATATTGGCGTACTCGACGACGCGGCGGCCGAGCGTGGCGACCCGAGCGTCGAGGCGGTCGTCAACCAGCGAGTCGTCGTCGAACGCCGACGACGCGTGCGGGATGGCCGCCTGATGGGGGAGCACCCACGCGTCGAGGGCGCGACAGACCGAGCGCAGGTGTTCGAGCGCGGTAATGGGAAAGGCGCCGCCGGCGACGCCCAGCAAGCCGACGGTCTTGCCCTCGAACTCGTCGAACCCACAGTGATCGAGGGCGTTCTTCAGGACCCCGGAGTAGGAGCCGTGGTACATGGGCGTCCCGAGCAACACGGCGTCGGCTTCACGGACCCGTCGGGTGAAGGCCGCGCTGTCGCCCTGATCGTCCACGTCGGGGTTCAGTGGCGGCAGGTCGAACGATCGAAGGTCGAGGAGATCGGTCTCGGCGCCGGCGTCCGCGGCGGCGTCGAGAGCGCGCCGGAGCGCGAGTCGCGTGTAACTGTGTGCCCGGAGGCTGCCCGAAATGGCGACGACGGTTACCATGCGTGCTGTCCGATGATCGACCCCGCCCTCACCACTCCAGCCCGCCGTTGACGCCGAGGACCTGTCCGGTCATGTAGCTGGCGTGGTCGCTGGCGAGGAAGCGGACTATTCCGACGATATCCTCGGGGTCGGCGAAGCGGTCGAGCGGGATCTTGGCCCGGATCTTGTCCTGAACGCGTTCGGGCACCTTCTCCAGCATGTCCGTCTTGACGAACCCCGGGGCGACGCAGTTGGCGGTGGAACCGGAGGCGGCGAGTTCGAGCGCGAGCGTCCGCGTGAACGCGAACATCCCGCCTTTCGAGGTGGCGTAGTTGGCCTGCCCGTAGTTGCCTTGCTGGCCGACCACGCTGGAGATGTTGATGAGACGGCCGTGGTCGGCGTCGCGGATGTCGTCGAAAAACGCCTTGGTGCAGTTGAACGTGCCGCCGAGGTTGACGTCGATGACCGTCTGCCAGTCCTCGTAGGTCATCTCCTCGAACTTGCGGTCGATGGTGATGCCGGCGTTGTTGACCAGTACGTCCACCGCACCGAGTTCGTCGTGAATCTCGGTCGCCATCCGTTCGACCTCGTCCGGTTTCGCCACGTCGGCCTGCGCACACATCGCCGTCTCGCCGTTCGCCTCGATGATCTCCTCGACCTCGCGGGCCGCCTCGTCGGAACTCCGGTAGTTCACGACCACGTCCGCGCCACAGCGCGCGAATTCGAGCGCGATAGAGCGACCGATGCCACGCGAGGATCCCGTGACGAGGCAGGTTCGGTCGGCGAGCGGACGCGGATTCAGTGGTTCCAGCCGAGTGGTCGTTTCGGACATACACCTACCAATGCGTGTCACCGATTGTTAATTATTCGCGCCCTATGGCCGAGTCGGCGGCGTGGCCGGGCGATAGGTTTTATTGTGGTGGGTGGTAACATGGTGCCACCTTTACGCCGGGAAGCGACTCGTGATCAACCGCAGGTGGGGACAGAGGTGCCGCGACCGCAACCATGACTGACCGAATCGATCTGGACGACATCGACACGGACGACGGCGAACCGGACGACGAACCGAACCGGGGCGACTGGTTCTGGCAGGGTGAAGGCGACCCTGCCGACGAACCGGACGACTCCTTTGGGACACAGCGTGCACGAGAGACGATCAGTGACGAGACCGCAAGCAGCGATGACGGGGGCGGTCACGCCGCGACGCCACGCGTCCCCCGACAGGGCGACGACAAACCCGTCGGCATCCCCGTCGAGGGCGGTGGCGCGGGGAGTTCGCCCGCCAGTGATCGGGCGGCCGTGGAGGGAGGCGTCCCGGACGACGGCACGGCCGACGCGGACGGGACGACCACACAGCACGACGCGACGGGCGCGGCCCCCCACGGCGAGGACGCCGACGACATGACGATGGCGCTGACGTACAAGGCGGCCAAACGGCTCGCGTATCCGGCGTCGGCGTTCGCCGA
This window encodes:
- a CDS encoding YIP1 family protein; translated protein: MTTWVENPRGGRDRGPRGIARAWIEVLIRPRRFFENGVAPGDQAPGLVFAVVMAVSYALLLALFDPLRFPASGPLRAAVVVLLVALLVAPAVLHLLAALQTLCLMAAVRDRAGVSETVQVIAYAAAPCPLAAVPNAGLRVSCCLYAFALLVVGLSTVHETTTGRAALAAALPAAILFGVGFGGFDAFVTLLRVWYII
- a CDS encoding tRNA uridine(34) 5-carboxymethylaminomethyl modification radical SAM/GNAT enzyme Elp3, with amino-acid sequence MSTDADASESDAFERVCEDLVERILDDDLDRDGLESAKLDACSEHSAAKVPKNADILHHAPDERRDEVQAVVQRKPVRTASGVSPVAIMTSPHMCPHGKCLYCPGGPASEFGSAQSYTGHEPAAARGEQNDYDPYGQVTLRLEQLRHIGHPVDKVELILMGGTMTARSHDYQEWFVKRALEALNDYDTDATPNPAEGRSFAEEDPEFRYLEDVIAENETADVRNVGTTFETKPDWCGPEQIDRMLNLGGTKVEVGVQTTYERINREMHRGHGVQASIDANRRLRDAAFKVGFHMMPGQPGMTYEMCLEDFRQLFEDPRWRPDYLKIYPTLVVRGTRTYDMWRRDDFEPLDNEEAAELVAEVMDVIPKYTRLQRVQRDIPADHIDAGVWKSNLRQLATQRAEEMGITPRDIRAREVGHNDADPDPDRIELDVLTYEAGGGTEHFISFEDPVADLLIGFCRLRFPNDPVRRELANAALVRELHVYGSEVGIRDETDADWQHRGYGRRLLERAEDLAAEAGYDKVSVISGIGVRQYYREKLGYFQDGPYVSKRLE
- a CDS encoding NADPH-dependent FMN reductase; amino-acid sequence: MVTVVAISGSLRAHSYTRLALRRALDAAADAGAETDLLDLRSFDLPPLNPDVDDQGDSAAFTRRVREADAVLLGTPMYHGSYSGVLKNALDHCGFDEFEGKTVGLLGVAGGAFPITALEHLRSVCRALDAWVLPHQAAIPHASSAFDDDSLVDDRLDARVATLGRRVVEYANIEPDPATFESDQNVGG
- a CDS encoding DUF7124 domain-containing protein codes for the protein MTDRIDLDDIDTDDGEPDDEPNRGDWFWQGEGDPADEPDDSFGTQRARETISDETASSDDGGGHAATPRVPRQGDDKPVGIPVEGGGAGSSPASDRAAVEGGVPDDGTADADGTTTQHDATGAAPHGEDADDMTMALTYKAAKRLAYPASAFADAESWADWVGIVGHVDTPVINRFQRQNGVDADFFSGTGTGPGERLAEVGPRSMFYAKRMVVVGIAGEDERVAAEADWEFVPLSEAAEKADWELNEE
- a CDS encoding beta-ketoacyl-ACP reductase → MSETTTRLEPLNPRPLADRTCLVTGSSRGIGRSIALEFARCGADVVVNYRSSDEAAREVEEIIEANGETAMCAQADVAKPDEVERMATEIHDELGAVDVLVNNAGITIDRKFEEMTYEDWQTVIDVNLGGTFNCTKAFFDDIRDADHGRLINISSVVGQQGNYGQANYATSKGGMFAFTRTLALELAASGSTANCVAPGFVKTDMLEKVPERVQDKIRAKIPLDRFADPEDIVGIVRFLASDHASYMTGQVLGVNGGLEW
- a CDS encoding DHH family phosphoesterase, whose amino-acid sequence is MDWITHEEDVWFDFRGSRPDQLVSGRYYKGTVDGFADFGVFVDLSPGVTGLLHRSELDRRLESLDWEPGDTVFVQVKNVRDNGNVDLAWSKRQSGDEFRGAQIHDPEGDADGESIESDSDDADESESSGPVRQTPTPDHSEEATNGDAESLTRGGESAAESETEPQTETDTETTESRADEAEPTADRERVDIDALDDCVGDTVRLEGEIVGVRQTSGPTVFELRDASGVVDCAAFVEAGVRAYPDVEVGSVVRLDGEVERRYDELQVETESLTILEDDEAAAVERRLADALTAEARPDSVTALVDHDAIGAVADDLVDAAETIRRAVLESRPVVVRHAATADGYVAGAAIERAVLPLIREEHAAADAEYHYFTRRPLEESVYDMDDATNDVTRMLQDRDRHDEKLPLVLLVGTGSTVESSDGLGLLGIYGARRVVIDAEVADAAVAEDCDAIVNPGLAGADATDLSTGTLAATLAATVDPEVSDDLAHLPAVSYWGDAPEAYVDLAADAGYDADRTRELREAIALEAYYQSYEDKRELITDLLFDDDAGGLAGHVSEQFRQKLDAEVDTATANIDARDEDGLTVEVLDTDAYTHRFDFPPTGLLLDELHRRRDADLIVGVGTDECYLRAAGDLDVRGVASDAAERVGDAGITAASIRDGRIEFLSGRRDAAVDAVVAAAAERL